GAGCCCAACGGCTTCGGCCTGTACAACACCGTCGGCAATGTGTGGGAGTGGTGCGCCGACCGGTTCAGCCCGGATTTCCATGTCACCGGCCCGCGTACAAATCCGACGGGCCCGCCCGACGGCCCGGCCCGGGTCATGCGCGGCGGCTCCCACCTGTGCCACGCCTCCTACTGCAACCGCTACCGGGTGGCCGCGCGCTCCTCCAACACACCGGACAGCGCCGCCGGGAACATCGGGTTCCGGGTGGTGGCAGGGGGCTGACACCGCCTGCTCATGACACCGGCCTTCGACTCGGGCGGGACCGTCCCGGCGTCAGCGGCGGCGGAAACGGTCTTCGGCCCGGCCGATCAGAGCCCGAGTCCCTGCACCATCTCGTCGACCACGACCCGGCACCGGGGCAGCGGACGACGGCCCCCTCGTGCGGGTGCGGGTGCGGGTGCGGGCGCGGACAGGTCGTCGGCGCGGCCCGCTCCGGGCGTCGGCGAGGCCACCGGGATCTCCCGCAGCCACCGCTGGACGACCCGTACCGGAAGGGCATGGCGGCGGGCGGCGTCCCGTGCCGTGAGGGTGCCGGAGAGGATGTCCGCGAGGATGCGGATCCGCTCGGTCGGGGAGATCTCCCAGGTTTCCGAGGTTTCCGAGGAGGCCTTCAAGAGTGGGTCCTTTCCATGGACGTTCACCTGTGTGGGGGTCGAACCGTCGGTACTCGGTACTCGGTGCTGGGATTCGGAACGTGCCGCTCGGTACCCGGCAGCTTCGGCCCGGACGGGGGAGCGGCCCTTGCCGTGGCATGGCCCGCGACCGTCCGGAAGATGAAGAGCCTGGCTCGCGCGTTCCAGGAGCACCGGTCACGCGGTCACTCTCCCGGCCGAGTACCGGGCCGGCCCCGGTGCAGTCCTCCCGCCCGCAGGGAACTCGAACGCCCCACCCCACATGCCGGGAACCCGGAACCCCCCGACACTGACCCCATGCCAGGACCCGCCCCCGACCCCCGCATCGACCCCCGCGCCAAACCCGGCCGCATCGAGGACTACGCCCTCATCGGCGACCTCCTGACCGCCGCCCTCGTAGGCAAGGACGGCAGCATCGACTGGCTCTGCCTCCCCCGCTTCGACTCGCCCGCCTGCTTCGCCGCCCTGCTCGGCGACGAGGACAACGGCCGCTGGCGCATCGCCCCGGCGGAGGAGCACGGTCCGTACTCCCGCCGCCGCTACCGGGACGACACGGCGATCCTGGAGACGGAGTGGGAGACGACCCGCGGCCAGGTCCTGGTCACCGACTTCATGCCGTGCCGGAAGACCGGCGCCCCCAGCCTCGTCCGTATCGTCGAGGGCATCTCCGGCACCGTCGACATGCGCATGGACCTGCGGCTCCGCTTCGACTACGGCCGGGTCCTGCCCTGGATGCGGCGGCGCGGCGGCGCGCTCACGGGCACCGCGGGGCCGGAGTCGGTGTGGCTGCGCACCCCCGTGCGGCCGGTCGCCCACGGCACGGCCCACACCGCCGTCTTCCCGGTCACCGCGGGCGAACGCGTCCCCTTCGTGCTGACCTGGCACCCCTCCCATCTGTCCGCGCCGCGCCAGGTGGACGCCTTCGAGGCGCTGCGCAGCACCGAGGCGTACTGGCGCCGCTGGCTGCGCAGACTGACGTACGACGGGCCGTACCGGGACGCCGTCGCACGCTCCCTGATCACGCTGAAGGCGCTGACGTACCAGCCGACCGGCGGCATCGTCGCCGCGCCGACCACGTCCCTGCCGGAGGAGATCGGCGGCGTACGGAACTGGGACTACCGGTTCTGCTGGCTGCGGGACGCCGGTATGACACTGGAGGCGTTGCTGCGCAGCGGCTTCAAGGCGGAGGCGGACGCCTGGCGGGGCTGGCTGGAGCGGGCCGTGGCGGGGCGGCCCGAGGACGTGCAGATCATGTACGGCATCGCGGGGGAGCGGCGGCTCACCGAGTGGGAGGCCGACTGGCTGCCCGGGTACGAGGGGTCGCGGCCGGTGCGGATCGGCAACGCGGCGGCGGCGCAGCGGCAGCTGGACGTGCCCGGTGAGGTGATGGACGCCGTTCATCTGGCCATCGGCTGCGGACTGCGGCCCCGCAAGCATCTGGCCTCGCTGCAGACGGTGTTCCTGGAGCATCTGGAACAGGTCTGGGTCGAGCCCGACCAGGGGCTGTGGGAGATGCGCGGCGCCCCCCGCCACTACACGCACTCCAAGGTGATGTGCTGGGTGGCCTTCGACCGGGCGGTCAAGCTGGCCGAGTCGCACGCCCGCCCCGGCCCGGCGGAGAGATGGCGGGAGGTCCGCGACCGGATCCACCGCGACATCTGCGAGAAGGCCTACGACCCGGAGCGGAACACCTTCACCCAGTCGTACGGCTCCCGCGAACTGGACGCGGCGCTGCTGCAGATCCCGCAGACCGGGTTCCTGCCGCCGGACGACCCGCGCGTCATCGGCACCGTCGAGGCCGTGCAGCGCGAACTCCTCCACGACGGGCTGGTGGCCCGCTACTCGGTGGGTACCGCCGACTCGCCCGACGGCCTGACCGGCGGTGAGGGTGCCTTCCTCGCCTGCTCCTTCTGGCTGGCGGACGCCCTGCGGCTGATCGGCCGCGAGGACGAGGCCCGTGAGCTGTACGAACGGCTCCTGGAGCTGCGCAACGACGTGGGCCTGCTCTCCGAGGAGTACGACCCCCGCGCCGGACGCCAACTGGGCAACTTCCCGCAGGCGTTCACCCACGTCCCGCTGATCCGGGTCGCCTACGAACTCGACCGGCACGCCCTGCACGCCCGCCGTGAGGACCCCAAGGCGCCGCCCGGCGGACCCTCCGGCGCGAAGGAGGGGTGAGCCGTGCTTCCCGGATTCTTCACCAGGGCCGTCGAACTGCTGCTCGGCCGGGACGGCCGGGGCCGCCCCCTCCACTTCCAGGCGGCGGGCGGCGCCACCCTGCTGCTCGTCGTGGTGATGCTGCTCGGCTCCTGGGCCGTGATCGTCGCCGAGCACGGCGCGCCGCGCGCCAATCTGACCTCGTACCCGAAGGCCCTGTGGTGGTCCATCGAGACGGCCACGACCGTCGGGTACGGCGACTTCTTCCCGGTGACGCTCTGGGGC
The sequence above is drawn from the Streptomyces griseiscabiei genome and encodes:
- a CDS encoding glycoside hydrolase family 15 protein, translated to MPGPAPDPRIDPRAKPGRIEDYALIGDLLTAALVGKDGSIDWLCLPRFDSPACFAALLGDEDNGRWRIAPAEEHGPYSRRRYRDDTAILETEWETTRGQVLVTDFMPCRKTGAPSLVRIVEGISGTVDMRMDLRLRFDYGRVLPWMRRRGGALTGTAGPESVWLRTPVRPVAHGTAHTAVFPVTAGERVPFVLTWHPSHLSAPRQVDAFEALRSTEAYWRRWLRRLTYDGPYRDAVARSLITLKALTYQPTGGIVAAPTTSLPEEIGGVRNWDYRFCWLRDAGMTLEALLRSGFKAEADAWRGWLERAVAGRPEDVQIMYGIAGERRLTEWEADWLPGYEGSRPVRIGNAAAAQRQLDVPGEVMDAVHLAIGCGLRPRKHLASLQTVFLEHLEQVWVEPDQGLWEMRGAPRHYTHSKVMCWVAFDRAVKLAESHARPGPAERWREVRDRIHRDICEKAYDPERNTFTQSYGSRELDAALLQIPQTGFLPPDDPRVIGTVEAVQRELLHDGLVARYSVGTADSPDGLTGGEGAFLACSFWLADALRLIGREDEARELYERLLELRNDVGLLSEEYDPRAGRQLGNFPQAFTHVPLIRVAYELDRHALHARREDPKAPPGGPSGAKEG
- a CDS encoding potassium channel family protein: MLPGFFTRAVELLLGRDGRGRPLHFQAAGGATLLLVVVMLLGSWAVIVAEHGAPRANLTSYPKALWWSIETATTVGYGDFFPVTLWGRVVGAVVMVVGITTYGMVTAAIATWFVGREQKRHELTHRAHELCDETAHALHERFDRLERMLGAKGKGD